Proteins from one Hyperolius riggenbachi isolate aHypRig1 chromosome 2, aHypRig1.pri, whole genome shotgun sequence genomic window:
- the POMP gene encoding proteasome maturation protein, with product MNTKALSSQLKDSIPITELSTQYGGYGIQDTLRSGFTSAQSELLPSHALELSEKNFLVNQEKVSLSSLRNIQGLHAPLKLQMEFQAVKQVQRLPFLQSSYIALDTLRGNDESIGFEDILCDPSESEMMGEPHMMMEYKLGLL from the exons ATG AATACAAAGGCACTTTCATCCCAGCTGAAGGACAGCATTCCAATTACTGAACTGTCTACCCAGTATGGTGGCTATGGTATCCAGGATACCCTCCGATCTGG GTTTACCAGCGCACAGAGTGAACTCTTACCAAGCCATGCTTTAGAGCTGTCTGAAAAAAAT ttCCTTGTGAACCAGGAAAAAGTCAGCCTTTCATCTCTAAGAAATATTCAGGGCTTGCACGCTCCTCTGAAGCTACAGATGGAGTTCCAAGCAGTGAAACAG GTTCAGCGTCTCCCCTTCCTGCAGAGCTCTTACATTGCTCTGGATACCTTGAGAGGAAATGATGAGAGTATTGGCTTTGAAGATATCCTCTGTG aTCCATCTGAGAGCGAGATGATGGGAGAGCCACACATGATGATGGAATACAAGCTGGGCTTATTGTAA